One segment of Laspinema palackyanum D2c DNA contains the following:
- a CDS encoding Uma2 family endonuclease translates to MNPLCNLIASDTWVPATWNEYLSALDDPAHVKSKGYYSNGRMRLEMQLSVGFDHSTNHSVISLAVNLYSILKAIAFKELDNCSFRKPGYVEFQPDLAYYVGTKATAIPNGTDIVNLEEYPVPDLVVEVAKSSLLDDRTVKRVLYEEVGIAEYWIVKVETGEVLAYQMSDRGSQRIDVSLIFPGLEIATLDQALQRSRNQDQSQVGAWLMAQFQPVGNG, encoded by the coding sequence ATGAATCCACTTTGTAATCTAATAGCCAGTGATACCTGGGTTCCTGCCACCTGGAATGAGTACCTGAGTGCTTTGGATGACCCCGCCCACGTCAAATCCAAGGGCTATTATAGTAATGGGCGAATGCGATTAGAAATGCAACTATCTGTAGGCTTTGACCACAGCACAAACCATAGTGTGATTTCCCTGGCTGTTAATTTGTACAGCATTTTGAAGGCGATCGCATTTAAAGAATTAGACAACTGTTCCTTCCGCAAACCAGGCTATGTCGAATTTCAGCCGGATTTAGCGTATTACGTTGGCACCAAAGCAACCGCCATCCCCAACGGCACTGACATTGTGAATCTGGAAGAGTATCCGGTACCGGATTTGGTGGTGGAGGTGGCAAAATCATCCCTGTTGGACGATCGCACGGTGAAGCGAGTGCTCTATGAAGAGGTGGGGATTGCTGAATATTGGATTGTGAAGGTGGAAACAGGGGAGGTGTTGGCATATCAAATGAGCGATCGGGGGAGTCAGCGAATTGATGTATCTCTGATATTTCCAGGACTAGAGATAGCGACTCTAGACCAAGCGCTGCAACGAAGTCGCAACCAAGACCAATCCCAAGTTGGAGCCTGGTTAATGGCGCAGTTTCAGCCCGTAGGGAATGGATAA